The genome window AGGGACTGGCTCCTGATTTTCTTGcctttattaatttaatgaatttcaGAATTCAccagtgtgtgtgtgaaatgcATCATGCATGTCCTATGCAAACAAACAAGAGATTAGCTTTCCTTGCATGTTTGATCTTCCTACCAGGTTATAATGTTATATGTGTGCTCGTCGTTCCTGACATCTGCCTATAATTTGGtgaatgtttttctttatatattctGTTAAGTGCAGTTGATGGTGGCTCATGATTGAGCCAAGAAATTCAGCTTCCAACCACCCTTGAAGTTTGCTTAATTGCAAAAACCAAGTTCCCAGAGCTTTACTATAAATAGGGCACTCGTTTCTTGTTTAGAGCATTAAGTTTTGGACCTTTCCAACCCCAAACCAGCTTCCAGCTTCCATATACGCCTCACCTCCTCCCAATCTTGGTCCGGAAGCAAATCATAAGGTGACGAAGTAGAAAATTTACCATTATTGGTATGGTAAATCTCCACATTACTTGATCACACGTTGCATTAAGACTAGGTGTCTAGCGTCAAGCATCTCAACAGCCCTCTCATCGTCAGTCTAAGATGGTGGAGGGAAGAGGGGGTAGCCCAATTGGTGAGGATCCAATCTTGTCAGAACAAAACATTATAACTTACAATCCCTTGTAGTGCAAAAAAACTCTTCAACTCAGCAACAGAATCTTCAGTGTCTGAAATATCGTAAGCAACACAATCGTTGGGAACCTTCTGATGGAGCTCCTCCTCCTTTCGAAGGATCATTTCTCTAGTCTCCTCATTGTGATCACTGCCAGGTTTCTAAATCCAGTCAGGGTAGCCCTTGGCACATCTTGTTTCTCACACCGCATCCCCTCTTTCACAAACTCTCTCTTATTTTCCCTGGTGATTTCAGTTAAAGTTCGAATGACATGTTTAAATAACGAGCCCTTCCTCTGGGCTGACACGGAGAGAAAGCCAGTTGCATCAATGTCAAAGATTACCTCTAGGCTCTAGCTGAGGTGCACCAAGTGCAGTTCAGTGGCAGGaatatctttcaattcaatctcacCAAGTCCAGTTGtatcctgtttattttttttggtgtttaagaaaacataattcaTAATTCTCAAGAAAACAACTTGTAACATTTTTAAGTTCGTTACTTTGATGTGATCAAGAAATAGATAGATTACTACTGGCTTCAGGTTTTGCAAAGCCTAGCCCACTTTTATGGCCTGCTCTTTTTATACTTGTATTCTGGATTAAGTCCATCAATGCTTCAACAAGAAGTCAGAGCTATAAAGTTTCCAGTCCTGCCGGAGATTCTCATGATGAGGAACAAAGAAACCGGGTAGCTTTCACTTTTCAGACAAGCTGTGTAGAGTGTTGATATCCTGGACTACTGCCATCCTAGTTGCTTTTTTGGAAGTTCTTTTGGTTATTGAAACAAGAACCCTAGCTGCAAGCTCGGGGAAAGAACAAGATAGAAGATTGCAACTGATGCATCACATGCTATATAGGGTTTTAAGCATTCACAAGCTAGAGCATCTACGTAAACAGAAATTCCAACACTGAAATCATCATTTCATTGCAGAAAATACACTCTCTTCACCTTATCAGTTCTTAGTGTTAGAAGTTTACATCATTCATTCATTCCAAGTAAGCAAATAAATTAAACGGAACAGATTataattttggggaaaaaaaatattatcgaaAAAAGGCATCTTTTCTTAGATGTTATAATAGGCCGAACGGTTCAGGCAGAGGCTCAAACCCGTTATCAAAGAAGGGTCCTTGATCAGATTTATCATCAACACTGTGCAGCCAGTCCGTGTTCTTTAAATCCTCTTTGAGTAATATTGCATCATAACGAGAGCTTTCACAGATGTCAACAACTTCACTCAATTTTGCAGAGTATCGTTGTCCATCATTTGCTTCACGCCTGATTTCGGTAGCCCTGCTAAAGTAGCTTTCATTTTCCAAAACATCTCCATTTTGCAAATTTCCATTGTTGATGGATTCTGGAGCACTCCTGGAACGGGCAGGGTGGGTCTTGGGAGTGGCAGATCTAATGCTCTGAGGGAAGAGGGTGGTGCTTGAAAGTGATCGGGTGCTTCCTGTGCCATTTCTTAAGTCCTACATCAGCGAGTTGATATACTGTTAGGATTATCTTAAAACATAGAACTGTCTCTTGAAGGcagtaaaaaataatgttccGTGCAAcagaaaccaaacacaaaaatctTTTATTGCATTAGTAATAGCAGGTAATCAAAGCACCTCTTTCCACATATGTCAGCTAACCTAATAGACAATGCCATCATCAGTCCAAGATCTCGGCCAAAAGAACTGGCAAATCATCTCAGTCGCACCTCATAATTTTCAAGGTAAGGAATTTGAATCAACACCCAGGGAATAAAACGTAAAAAGATCATGCTGTTAGTTCAATGGCAGCCAACAAATAAACAGCATTGTCATTGTTTAGGTTCTATTATAATGAAGTTAGTGGCATGGCATTGTGTGATGCACAGACATTTGCACTTGTAATCAACATGGATGACAATGATcaaatcaatcatttgaattcCAACTCATTAGGAAGCCAGACTAGAAGATTATCAACTTGACAAAAACATGTTTCTCAGGTTCAgtcaaaattttcaagaaaaagagcATTTGAAAGTTGATAAATGTTGACACCCAACTAGCAAATTTATATCTCATTCAAATTGCATGTGCGCGGGGATGCTACACAACATAAAAAGCTAGTTTATCATAACATGGAAGGAAGAGAACCCATACCATATGCCTGATGGCCATATCCAGAGACTTCTTAGATATAGTCCTCCCAAACCCGGTGCTCTCTGAGGCTGTTGATGATGACTTCACAGGTTTTCTCATTCCTAATTCTGACACATGCGAGACCTTTCGAGGCTCAGGTGCATCAGCAATATGCCCATTACTATGCACACGGCCCTTTCCAGATGGCTCTGTGAGTCTTCCCCGTGAGACAATTGGAGATGAGTGTCTTCTTGGTGCAATCACAGAGCCTACAGTTTCTGGGTTCCCCTTCATAGTTGCATGAACATTTGGCCGGGACCTGCCTGCAGAAAGTGGCCTGTCTGGCAAAGTTGTTCTGAGGTTTGGAGGTGTGTCAAGAGGAAAATCAGGAGGAACAACTGGCTGTTGTGGACGGACTCGAGGGCTTGGGGAATTTGGTCGGGATGTTGGTCCAGGAATGCGATTATTTGAAAGAACTCGTCCAGCAGAAGTTGAAGGGCTTGAGGCAGTGGATGAGGAAGGTGCTGGGTTCCGACGTGTGGGAGTTGATGGACGAGAATTTGATCTAGTGGGTGCTGTACTCAAGTTTGCAGGAATTTGTCCCCTAGAACTTGGAGTTGAGGGTCTTGAATTTTGAGAGGGTCGAGTCTTGTCAATTGAAGAGCTGGTGGGGGCTGGACGAGCTCTTGATGGAGTTGAGGAACGTGATGGTGTCGGGCGGGCTGATGGTGTGGAAGGTCTTGCTATAGATGGTGTGCGGGAGACTGGGGAGGATGGTCTAGTATAAGATGAGACAGAGGCTGAGCTTGTATTTAGGATTGAAGAGGACCTATTTGAGGAATAGGTACTGTATTGTGAAGAAGATATAGAAGGTCGAGTCACTGAGCTGCTTCTAGCTGGCCTTGAGGAATGGTAACTCTCTGATTGTGAAACTGAAAGCTGAAAACACAGGTAAGAATTAGGCTTAAACTTTGATAGCTGATCTCGTGTCCTCCCATTATCAGAAAAAACTCCTTCTAAAATGAAAATACTATTGTTCAACCAGAAGGGGCTAATTCAACAAGCATAAAATGATCTGAAATTGGGGTAAGACTGACAGTGATagcttaaagaaagaaaagaagcaggGCATACCGTAGATGCCGCCTTGGTAGTAGAAGCTGATCTAGCCAAAGAACTGCTTCGTGGAGCCACTAAAGTTGGTTGTGATTCACTTCCTTCTGATGACGGAAAAAGAGGAGTTCCAGGGGGAGTGAGAAGCCTAAtgacataaaaagaaataagtatGGATGACGGCATTTGAATGCTAGTTTTTTGGTTTGTGGAAGTAATAATTTCGatacaagagaaaaaaacttagTCTGCATGCTTTCATTCAACACAAAAGGAACATTTAACTACTATGATTTCAAGCCTAAATTATCCGCTAAATCCTTGTCAGCCAAGTATAAATAAGCAAATAAACAATGGGACAGTGTCTTGGAATTTTAACTcatatttaaaatgttatttttcttttctacaagAAAGCAATTCCATGGAAACATTCTGAATCATATTTAAGTTATCTTGTGATCTTCCATTGTGGGAGAATCTCCTGATCTCTTTCCTATCCTGTACATTACAATCTCTCATTATTTGAAATAAGCCGTGCAGAGTGGTCTGCAACTTTTAGAAGCACCAGAACAAAGCAGAGTTTCCGTTCTGAGTTCATCAAAGCTTAGTATGCTAAATTCTATAAGAGATCCCAAGGTGCAGTCCACTTAAAACtcagaattcttttttttattatttttttttaatcttttcagcTTTTCTAAATTGTACTAAATTCATTACAGAAAGAGGTGATTATCCAAAGTGGAAGGACTTCCAAATTCTACGACAATGTGAACCTTGAGCAAGCTATGTTTCCTCTAAAACTATCAATCCAACATATCAAAAACGAATTTCAATCTGTTGAAAAAGTTTCAACTTTGCATCCAAAACTCGAAACGAATCGAATCTTATACCAGACACAGCCAGCATCAATGCTgttgaccaaaaataaaaagaacaaaaaaatttggaaCTCTAGCATGCAACTGCAAAATCCGGAAAGCATCAGAGATTTACCAATCATAATCATGCTTCCCTCCTTCTGATGATAACAGATCATCGATCCCACTCCTCACAAGTTTGGCTGATCCAACTGAAAGTCTCCCCAATTTCACTGAAACTGTAACCAATAACCCCACATCAAATCATAAGGCCATCACATATTTTCGTCcccacaaacaaaaaagaaagtagaCAAGCAAGATTCTGAGCTGGCTAAATCAAAATGGGAATTTAAGAAAATCCCAGATGAAAATCACCATAAAtgtaaattcaaaaccaataaataaTGAATCAAATCCATTAAATCTAggcacaaaagaaaaggaaatagtTCTTTGCTAGCAAAAGAAACGGCACCGTTTGCATTTCTTTTCCTGTTTCTTTGATTATAAGTATAGTGTTCATTAAATATAACATCGTTTTCATTTCCAAAGCTCTCATTCATCAACAAAATGACCaaaccatcatcttcttcattcgAGCATCTCCATGGAAGAATTGCAAGAAACGCAGAAAACCACCGAGGGCATCTCCGGGAACAaaactggtaaaaaaaaatccaaaacataccATCAGAAGATTCATCGGAGGAGGCGACAGAGAGACTGCGGCGGTTCTTGGAGAAGAGATCCAAGTTCTCATCCTTGTTGTGAGTATCTTTAGAAAAAACACCGCCGCCCGTCAAACTATGACCTCGGCGGTGGTACTGGGACCCCACCGGAATATTTCTCCCTCCCACTAAAGACTCTCTCAAACTCCCATTAACACTCCTATAATTaccgttattattattattactactactcatcatcatttctttccttctttgtttctttttcttttttctttagctAAGCTTCTTTCATGGCTGCCAGCAACATCCACATATTATCCTCACTGAAGCAGCAAAATGTATGTCAAAacgaaagagaaagagaatgaTAAGATCTACTGCGAgaggggggggagagagagagagtgcagTAGATGCGAAGGGAGACAGTAAGTCACCTAgctctcctctgttttctttaatgttttacGTCATGTAAGAGCTTGAGAGAGAGTCGGGTTTGGAATTTGGATCTGTgcgctttttttattatttttttgaaaatgacttCTTTGATCTATAAGTATTACTTGATTCTCAAGTGGGTCCCCAAACAAATAGTATTTATCAATTGGGCCACTATTGATAAACATGACCAGATTAATCCCCGCAGAAAACGTATAGTTTTAAGCAAATATCATATGATTCTCAAATGGATCttcaaacaaattattatcaattgagtTTCTATTTATCCAACAAGATCAGATTAATCTCACTATACAATTTGAATTAATGAAAATACATTGTAGTTTCAgacaaataaatcatttttttatgaattctaatcttttttcaaatcaatttaatattttttttttgtttttacttggaGTATATTCAAGAATTGAATAATATGTTGAAAACAAGATAGGGAAAAAGTTCAGGGGGTTAACTGGGTATCGTCTGATTAGTAGGGACCTAAATGagaatcttttttgtttaaggACTTAAGTGAGGGGTAGATGATAATTGGGGGATAAACATGACCTTTATCCTGCTTATCTGTATGGGTAtggtcaaaatataattaatcagTGCTAAAGAGTCAGATTTAGGGAGATCGGTGCTGAGGTGTAGTTTTGTTAATGGTGGAGGAAGATAATTAAGAGAGAATGGTAAATCTGAcaatacacatatttttttttatttaaattatttatccatTTTTAAAACATCAGCAGTGTCTTTATTGCAACTGTATAAATCATGTGATGAGTTGTTGTCTTAGAGCCACATGCCTGTCCCCCGAGTGAGGGCATGTGTCTTTATCTTTCAATAATCTtcgtctttttttttcgtttataGTTTTATCCATGGATATTAAACCCCGATTGGAGATGCCCGGGCCAAGGAATGGGTCCTAAATTATAAGGGTTGATCTTATCTagcacgaaaaaaaaaattatatttaaaattttaatattatgtttgagattttttttatatagcccGAGACGCCTTGCACGAGGAATTGATTATAACTTAGTCCcttgtttataataattaattgattgatcttttggttttgaaaactatatatttaatctttatatttgaaatctATCTATAACTTAACTTTTTATTCATTCCATATCCATGTTCCTTTTCACCttgttctagtttttttttaaaaatggtagaaaaggaaaggaaaacaaattgataatatggGAATATTTGTGAGAAAAGAAGGAATTTTTAAGAACAAAATGGTATTAAATTAAGAATGGTTAACACGGGTCAAATGACTACtcaattagtttttaatattaaaaggattgtttaatttgtttttaaaactagagggatgaatttataatttacccCATAGACTAAGGTTTTTTTACCATTCTCTTTGTCATTTAATCTGTAGCATGGTatgttgtattgtttttttctaacttagtgaaatatcttattttaaggGCTTCTAATCATTGTTTGAccgatcaattaaaaataagacagggttaaaaatctaaattaatataaataatttaattaatccaaatcTAGCCCGTTAAAACTTGATCAtcaactcattttcttttttaaaaaaaaaaaattaatcatataacACCAttttgatttaagaaaaaatttaattatgttttcttagtgttttataataattttaatgtttttatactaaaaaataaataaataatccaaaAGAAACGATCGGAATGGTATTTTTTTCTTCCGCGGCTAATGATAGAATTGCTTTTCCATGGGACCTAGTCAACAAGATGAAGCTAGTCGGGCAGAGTGGAGTTTTGTAGACAATCTATGACATTGGTCCCACCAAGACGACCTTCCTTGCTCATAAATGTTTGGAATTTCCATGGTGATTGCACATGAATTTCGGCAACTAAGATTGTTTTATCAACAAGAGATCATGGCCTCTGATTTCACCCTCAGCCACAACCAACCAccctttcaaataaaataaaataaaaacaataaataaattgggaTTAGTTAGACACTTGATTGCTTATACTTCTGCATTTCATGGGACATTGCAACTACCATTGAGAGATTAATTTATGACTCTGAGATCcctcaattaattatttatttttttaaaaaaatagagcatAGATTAAAATtccttgatttaaatttaaattcaaattggtAGTTGGGTTCTTAATTGAGTGATTGACTGTTGCTCTTATTACCATGTGTTGTTCATATCTCACAAGGATGCCAAGGCAATTATGCAAGCAGAACAATCATGCTTTGGTATTAGGTCACCGACAGCATCaaatgatgatttatttttcttagaaaactatttatgatattaaaaaactaaattaaaacctAAAACTTTGTAAATACAATCAAACAATTCCCAGTTCTTGCTGATCAAGTAGAAAGAAAACTCTGGATATTTTTGGAGATGTGGTAATTAAATgttgttattttgtttggaagtgcattaagataatattttttattttttagtattaacatatcaaaataataatataaaaatttatctatttaCACCGGTGGTTATAGAAGATGATTAATACGTAgactaattatttatttgattcataatcagataaaacaaaagaatatttaGCAATTTACAAGAAAAGGCCAAGTGTAGTATTACCAAGAAGATCTGAATTCTTCACAAATCGGACATGGCATAGAGAATTTCAGGTGAGATAACATATCACATTGACCTTTCTTCTACCTTTCTATTTTCCTACCCTTTTCTGATGTTGAAAGACGAACACATTTAGCAGCTGTTCATTTATTTCTAACAATCCCAACATACAGGTTGAACTTTCTATAGTTACGGCTTTTCGtgttaaaatgtattaaaatgatattttttaattttttaaaaattatttttgagatcagcacatcaaaacgattcaaaataaaaaaaatttaattcaaaacaaaaaatatttttaaaatataaaaataaacatgatattCAGCCCTGAACCACTGTTCCCAATTTTATGGATGTACCTGCAATAGCATTCTTATTTATCTAGATTTTTATCCATGGTACCCAACTTTTCCTGAATTAGTAGGTTCATCGGTACCTAGAATGTGCCTAAACGGGatggataattattttttttaattttttttattaatgttgataTTTAGATCATTTTATATGTATCTCGACGACTAAATGATAGTACAAACTTCTAGTGGTTTTGAGAGGATTTGAACTTATAATCATTAGGGAGCAAATTCAAGatctgaccagttgagttatCCCTCGGggttaatatttttcaattttgatttgatgtttgTGGGTATAATTTTATTGACCGCCATGGAATTTTAGTTGTAgcgtttgttaattattttaaaataaaaaataaagaaatttgttGGGATCAAAAGCACACGTtgttctgtattttttattttaaaaatataaagattcatttaaaaatatatttatcttatatCTTCACTCCATATCCTTcttgtcaatatatatatataaatgcaaaTGCAAGCTAAGATCCTGCATTACGAAGCATCCGTCCCTCTATTTCATGCCTTAGATTTGAAGCATTAAATCATTTGCTACGAGGAGTTGATTGCTcgtaacattaattttatttgtttttatattttaaaataattctgtTTTAATtctgtttttagtatttttagattattttgatgttttaatattaaaaataaattttaaaatataaaaaaaatattattttaatatatttataaataaaaaaatattttaaaaaataattattactataatataaaaaaactcgtTTTGAATGCTTAGATGGGCCATGGGACGaaaacctcaaataaaaaataataactgaaGTCTGAAGATGGCTGTCTTCTTATCAAATTGCTGGACCATTTGAGAAAAGGATGGCTCAACATACTGAGCCCAACAGCTGCTCTTGTGTCATGTGATGGTTCATACTTTCTTTAATAAAGAATCCGACAGGATCAGCCTATATTCTTGACTTTTAATGTTTCCAAATCTCCAATTTTATGGTTATGGTATGAcgatgaattaatttttaataaattaatagttttaattaaataatattttttaatctcaattttaattttaaatttaaataatatttgagtgattgattgattgaatgaTAAGCTTTTGTAGTCTTGAAAATTTCAAGCTTTgacatcaataataataataataattaataagcaTGTTCCCAAAGcttcgtttttcttttcttttcttttcccctccAAGAACTTATTAGTCATCGAAGAGTTGAAGATTTCAAGCTTGGACATTGATTAAGTTTCATTTTAACCATATTTTCATGcgttaatgaaaaattaagggATGCAGGGGATTTGAAATCTGGAATAttcaataacatgttttaattttagatgTTAGAAGTAACATGCGTAGTTATAAGACCATGACATGACCCATGACTTGGACTAGTCCAAGATATAATGTGAATGAGTTGGCTTGGGTtataaagtcaattaaaaaaattattgttttaaattttttaaaaaaactaaaataaatttattatattttaataggTTCGATCAGTAGATCTATCAagtaaatcaaatttaaataaattagctGTCATTTAGTTcaatataaaacttgatttgaattaTAAGCTAATGGATTAATCAACTTGGCTAAGTCTGATTTAATGAATAGGATGAGTTTATTTTCATACCATTATTTAGTACAaaattctctttgtttttttttccttaaaataggATATTGAAGAGATGAGTACTGATTGATTGATGCAATAAAAGTGTAGACAAATTTTGCATGATCAAACCCCGCTTCCCTCATTCTAAAgtgtttaatgaaaaaaagagaaattccTTAGGTCCCCAATAATCCTCCTGCCCATGTTCGTGGATTTCAAGCCAACCCCACAGAAGGAAATAGCTGAACTCAAGGGTTTTGGTGGATCAATGGCTAGCTAGGCAGCAGCCATAACTAACTAGTGTAATCGGCTACCACAGTCGAGAGCTGGAAAAACGTTTGGCCCATCAGTTTTGACAGCGATGAAACGATTAGAAGAACAACTGGTTCTTAGCATCTGAATCTCTGCAAGGTCACATGCAAAATGAACAACTGGTTCTCAGTATACTACGtggttgcttttgtttttaaaacaaccCACAGAAAACAAGTGTTTGATAACTAAAGAAACATGATTTACTTTTTGTGGATCCCAGCACAATTTATGTTTAAAACGCAGGGCAGTGGAAAACAGCTTGAAGCTGTTTCTTTTTATCTGTGAAGAGTGAATTTTCACTCtgaagatgaaaaataaaagaatctaatttttttatttttaattatgttttatttaaaaaaattagtgtttaacattattcaatgacactacataaattaaaaggagatcgcatgatgatGTAATATTTACAGAATTTAatcataatcttaattttattcatgatgatatt of Populus trichocarpa isolate Nisqually-1 chromosome 16, P.trichocarpa_v4.1, whole genome shotgun sequence contains these proteins:
- the LOC18106363 gene encoding flocculation protein FLO11, with amino-acid sequence MMMSSSNNNNNGNYRSVNGSLRESLVGGRNIPVGSQYHRRGHSLTGGGVFSKDTHNKDENLDLFSKNRRSLSVASSDESSDVSVKLGRLSVGSAKLVRSGIDDLLSSEGGKHDYDWLLTPPGTPLFPSSEGSESQPTLVAPRSSSLARSASTTKAASTLSVSQSESYHSSRPARSSSVTRPSISSSQYSTYSSNRSSSILNTSSASVSSYTRPSSPVSRTPSIARPSTPSARPTPSRSSTPSRARPAPTSSSIDKTRPSQNSRPSTPSSRGQIPANLSTAPTRSNSRPSTPTRRNPAPSSSTASSPSTSAGRVLSNNRIPGPTSRPNSPSPRVRPQQPVVPPDFPLDTPPNLRTTLPDRPLSAGRSRPNVHATMKGNPETVGSVIAPRRHSSPIVSRGRLTEPSGKGRVHSNGHIADAPEPRKVSHVSELGMRKPVKSSSTASESTGFGRTISKKSLDMAIRHMDLRNGTGSTRSLSSTTLFPQSIRSATPKTHPARSRSAPESINNGNLQNGDVLENESYFSRATEIRREANDGQRYSAKLSEVVDICESSRYDAILLKEDLKNTDWLHSVDDKSDQGPFFDNGFEPLPEPFGLL